From Entelurus aequoreus isolate RoL-2023_Sb linkage group LG22, RoL_Eaeq_v1.1, whole genome shotgun sequence, one genomic window encodes:
- the kif16ba gene encoding kinesin-like protein KIF16B isoform X2 — MASVRVAVRVRPMDRREKELMAKCIIQMDGAKTTITNLKFPEGVSGDSTRVRTKTFTYDFSYDSADCKSSTFVSQDKVFRDLGSDVLKAAFEGYNACVFAYGQTGSGKSYTMMGNPGDAGLIPRICEGLFSRIAVSTRWDEASFRTEVSYLEIYNERVRDLLRRKSTQTYNLRVREHPKDGPYVEDLSKHLVQNYSDVEELMEAGNIKRTTASTGMNDVSSRSHAIFTINFTQAKFDAEMPSETLSKIHLVDLAGSERADSTGATGVRLTEGGNINKSLVSLGNVISALADLPQDGVYSNQKRKCVFVPYRDSVLTWLLKDSLGGNSKTIMIATVSPADVNYGETLSTLRYANRAKNIINKPTINEDANVRLIRELRAEIARLRALLVEGNQIALLDSPTALSMEEKLHQNEARVLELTKEWTNKWNETQNILKEETLALRKEGIGVVLDSELPHLIGIDDDLLSTGIILYHLKEGRTHVGREDASTEQDIILHGLDLESEHCVFENQNGKVTLVPLSGAQCCVNGVQVTAPTPLNQGAVILLGRTNMFRFNHPKEAAKLREKRKSGLLSSFSLSMSDLSQSCENLSTVMLYNPGLEFERQQREELDKLEVKRRLIKEMEAKQQSEKVELQRLQQEVESQRKEFEEVHQRILRQEESLRRRNQDMESLLRHLLMEKQRFEDRRSRLQEVQGGSEQEQDDEQKEIYRELEELQREREEQHVRLETERRRLQEQEKEQLSLFGRLQEQLREEEEVFLQSQEEAGRLEEEHRSLADIKELLLRAEEAGDGSMEAGNACTRYTDFKGAQVEELARLEETLQRWKEGLEKEVASMLPLSRNLKEEQELHSKQRQLRSVTQNFLPALALEKQRAEEVLDSPPGLQELLYQVEKELQEKEDKLELHRANARHLLHLQENLRFTADVGRQEENVRRKEKEILESKDKQQQEAMEEAVGRLERRHWALRCCTSLEEKGAHGEEQDMRTEGNCTTHLHTLQPLSDHRISAYIEEEVQRRLRNINLLNGLSLQEDKLPNKNNPPKSKYEQPACAPVSGGSDQRICVYIPRYVLRGQGKDEHFEFEVKMSVQDDTWTVFRRYSRFREMHHSLRGKYPQLAALEFPPKKLFGNKDERMVAERRNHLERYLRSLFGVMLTSSGSPLCAEADGTLHLSKHSVCELSPFFKKGVFECGRHGTS, encoded by the exons ATGGCGTCGGTCCGGGTGGCTGTCCGGGTCAGACCCATGGACAGACG GGAGAAAGAGCTGATGGCCAAATGCATCATCCAGATGGACGGCGCCAAAACCACCATCACCAACCTGAAG TTCCCTGAAGGCGTCTCAGGGGACTCCACGAGGGTTCGGACAAAGACCTTCACGTATGACTTTTCCTACGACTCTGCCGATTGTAAGAGCTCCACCTTCGTCTCTCAGGACAAA GTCTTCAGAGATTTAGGCTCTGATGTGCTGAAGGCGGCGTTTGAGGGCTACAACGCCTGCGTCTTCGCTTACGGTCAGACGGGATCTGGGAAGTCCTACACCATGATGGGAAACCCA GGAGACGCGGGTTTGATCCCCAGGATCTGCGAAGGCTTGTTCAGCCGCATTGCAGTTTCCACACGATGGGACGAAGCTTCTTTTCGCACTGAAGTCAG CTACTTGGAGATCTACAACGAGCGCGTGAGGGACCTGCTGAGAAGGAAGTCCACTCAGACGTACAACCTGAGGGTGAGGGAGCACCCAAAGGACGGACCCTACGTAGAAG ATCTGTCCAAACACCTGGTCCAGAACTACAGCGACGTGGAGGAGCTGATGGAGGCGGGAAATATCAAGCGCACCACCGCCAGCACCGGCATGAATGACGTCAGCAGCCGCTCGCACGCCATCTTCACCATCAACTTCACGCAG GCCAAGTTTGATGCTGAGATGCCCAGTGAGACGCTCAGCAAGATCCACCTGGTTGACCTGGCTGGGAGCGAGCGGGCGGACTCCACCGGGGCAACAGGGGTCCGGCTGACAGAAGGCGGCAACATCAACAAGTCTCTGGTCAGCCTGGGCAACGTCATCTCAGCTCTgg CTGATTTGCCGCAGGACGGCGTCTACAGCAACCAGAAGAGGAAGTGTGTCTTCGTGCCGTACAGAGACTCTGTGCTCACGTGGCTGCTGAAGGACAGCCTGGGCGGCAACTCCAAGACCATCATGATCGCCA CCGTCTCCCCTGCCGACGTCAACTACGGTGAGACGCTCAGCACGCTGCGCTACGCCAACCGCGCCAAGAACATCATCAACAAGCCCACCATCAACGAGGACGCCAACGTCAGGCTGATTAGGGAACTGCGGGCGGAAATCGCCCGACTGAGGGCGCTGCTGGTGGAGGGCAACCAG ATTGCCCTGCTGGACTCTCCCACTGCGCTCAGCATGGAGGAGAAGCTGCACCAGAACGAAGCCAGA gtgctgGAGTTGACTAAAGAGTGGACCAACAAGTGGAATGAAACCCAGAACATCCTCAAG GAGGAGACGTTGGCGCTGAGGAAGGAGGGCATCGGCGTGGTCCTGGACTCCGAGCTGCCTCACCTCATCGGCATCGACGACGACCTCCTCAGCACCGGCATCATCTTGTACCACCTTAAG GAGGGACGCACGCACGTGGGCAGAGAGGACGCGTCCACAGAGCAGGACATCA TTCTGCACGGTTTAGACCTGGAGAGCGAGCACTGCGTGTTTGAGAACCAGAACGGCAAAGTGACGCTGGTACCGCTCAGCGGGGCTCAGTGTTGTGTCAATGGGGTCCAGGTGACCGCGCCCACTCCGCTCAATCAAG GTGCCGTCATCCTGCTGGGCAGAACCAACATGTTCCGCTTCAACCACCCCAAAGAGGCGGCCAAGCTGCGAGAGAAACGCAAA AGTGGCCTGCTGTCCTCCTTCAGTCTGTCCATGAGCGACCTGTCCCAGTCCTGCGAGAACCTGTCCACCGTCATGCTGTACAACCCAGG GCTGGAGTTTGAGCGTCAGCAACGCGAGGAGCTGGACAAGTTGGAGGTGAAGAG GAGGCTGATCAAGGAGATGGAGGCCAAGCAGCAGAGCGAGAAGGTGGAGCTGCAACGCCTCCAGCAGGAGGTGGAGAGCCAACGCAAAGAGTTTGAGGAGGTGCATCAGAGGATCCTGCGCCAGGAGGAGAGCCTTCGCCGCCGCAATCAGGACATGGAGAGCCTCCTGCGCCACCTCCTGATGGAGAAGCAGCGCTTTGAGGATCGACGCTCCCGGCTCCAGGAGGTGCAGGGAGGTTCGGAGCAAGAGCAAGATGACGAACAGAAGGAGATATACCGAGAGCTGGAGGAGCTGCAGAGGGAGCGTGAGGAGCAGCACGTGCGTCTGGAGACTGAGAGGAGGCGCCTGCAGGAGCAGGAAAAGGAGCAGCTCAGCCTGTTTGGGAGGCTGCAGGAGCAGCTGAGGGAGGAAGAGGAGGTCTTCCTGCAGAGCCAGGAGGAGGCAGGCCGCCTTGAGGAGGAGCATCGATCGCTGGCAGACATCAAGGAGTTACTTCTACGGGCCGAGGAGGCGGGAGATGGCAGTATGGAGGCGGGGAATGCTTGCACCCGCTACACCGACTTTAAAGGAGCTCAGGTGGAGGAGCTGGCACGCCTCGAGGAGACGCTTCAGCGGTGGAAAGAAGGTTTGGAGAAGGAGGTTGCCTCTATGCTCCCTCTGTCCCGCAACCTGAAGGAGGAGCAGGAGCTGCACTCCAAGCAGCGCCAGCTGAGGAGCGTAACTCAGAACTTTCTCCCGGCACTGGCCCTTGAGAAGCAGCGAGCGGAGGAGGTGCTCGACAGTCCTCCCGGCCTACAGGAGCTCCTGTACCAGGTGGAGAAGGAGCTGCAGGAGAAGGAGGACAAGCTGGAGCTGCACCGGGCCAACGCTCGGCACCTCCTGCACCTCCAGGAGAACCTCCGGTTCACGGCCGACGTGGGCCGCCAAGAAGAAAATGTGAGGCGCAAGGAGAAGGAGATCCTGGAGTCCAAAGACAAGCAGCAGCAGGAGGCCATGGAGGAGGCAGTGGGCCGACTGGAGAGGAGGCACTGGGCCCTCAGATGCTGCACCTCCTTGGAGGAGAAAGGAGCACACGG GGAGGAGCAGGACATGCGCACCGAGGGGAACTGCACGACTCACCTGCACACACTTCAGCCGCTCTCAGACCATAG GATCAGCGCCTACATCGAGGAGGAGGTGCAGAGGAGGCTACGCAACATCAACCTCCTGAATGGCCTGTCTCTCCAG GAAGACAAACTGCCAAATAAGAATAATCCTCCAAAGTCCAAATATGAG CAGCCGGCGTGCGCTCCGGTCAGCGGCGGTTCTGACCAGCGGATCTGTGTTTACATCCCTCGCTACGTCCTTCGGGGTCAAGGCAAGGACGAGCACTTTGAGTTTGAGGTCAAG ATGAGCGTGCAAGACGACACGTGGACCGTGTTCCGCCGCTACAGCCGCTTCCGAGAGATGCACCACAGCCTCAGGGGTAAATATCCTCAG CTGGCAGCGCTGGAATTTCCTCCCAAGAAACTATTTGGGAACAAAGATGAAAGAATGGTCGCTGAACGCAGGAACCACCTGGAG cggtACTTGAGGAGTCTGTTCGGCGTGATGCTGACGTCGTCAGGATCGCCGCTGTGTGCGGAGGCAGACGGAACATTGCACCTTTCCAAACATTCCGTGTGCGAGCTGTCGCCCTTCTTCAAGAAAGGCGTGTTCGAGTGCGGCCGTCACGGAACCAGCTGA
- the kif16ba gene encoding kinesin-like protein KIF16B isoform X6 translates to MASVRVAVRVRPMDRREKELMAKCIIQMDGAKTTITNLKFPEGVSGDSTRVRTKTFTYDFSYDSADCKSSTFVSQDKVFRDLGSDVLKAAFEGYNACVFAYGQTGSGKSYTMMGNPGDAGLIPRICEGLFSRIAVSTRWDEASFRTEVSYLEIYNERVRDLLRRKSTQTYNLRVREHPKDGPYVEDLSKHLVQNYSDVEELMEAGNIKRTTASTGMNDVSSRSHAIFTINFTQAKFDAEMPSETLSKIHLVDLAGSERADSTGATGVRLTEGGNINKSLVSLGNVISALADLPQDGVYSNQKRKCVFVPYRDSVLTWLLKDSLGGNSKTIMIATVSPADVNYGETLSTLRYANRAKNIINKPTINEDANVRLIRELRAEIARLRALLVEGNQIALLDSPTALSMEEKLHQNEARVLELTKEWTNKWNETQNILKEETLALRKEGIGVVLDSELPHLIGIDDDLLSTGIILYHLKEGRTHVGREDASTEQDIILHGLDLESEHCVFENQNGKVTLVPLSGAQCCVNGVQVTAPTPLNQGAVILLGRTNMFRFNHPKEAAKLREKRKSGLLSSFSLSMSDLSQSCENLSTVMLYNPGLEFERQQREELDKLEVKRRLIKEMEAKQQSEKVELQRLQQEVESQRKEFEEVHQRILRQEESLRRRNQDMESLLRHLLMEKQRFEDRRSRLQEVQGGSEQEQDDEQKEIYRELEELQREREEQHVRLETERRRLQEQEKEQLSLFGRLQEQLREEEEVFLQSQEEAGRLEEEHRSLADIKELLLRAEEAGDGSMEAGNACTRYTDFKGAQVEELARLEETLQRWKEGLEKEVASMLPLSRNLKEEQELHSKQRQLRSVTQNFLPALALEKQRAEEVLDSPPGLQELLYQVEKELQEKEDKLELHRANARHLLHLQENLRFTADVGRQEENVRRKEKEILESKDKQQQEAMEEAVGRLERRHWALRCCTSLEEKGAHGEEQDMRTEGNCTTHLHTLQPLSDHRISAYIEEEVQRRLRNINLLNGLSLQEDKLPNKNNPPKSKYEQPACAPVSGGSDQRICVYIPRYVLRGQGKDEHFEFEVKMSVQDDTWTVFRRYSRFREMHHSLRGKYPQLDPSLWAP, encoded by the exons ATGGCGTCGGTCCGGGTGGCTGTCCGGGTCAGACCCATGGACAGACG GGAGAAAGAGCTGATGGCCAAATGCATCATCCAGATGGACGGCGCCAAAACCACCATCACCAACCTGAAG TTCCCTGAAGGCGTCTCAGGGGACTCCACGAGGGTTCGGACAAAGACCTTCACGTATGACTTTTCCTACGACTCTGCCGATTGTAAGAGCTCCACCTTCGTCTCTCAGGACAAA GTCTTCAGAGATTTAGGCTCTGATGTGCTGAAGGCGGCGTTTGAGGGCTACAACGCCTGCGTCTTCGCTTACGGTCAGACGGGATCTGGGAAGTCCTACACCATGATGGGAAACCCA GGAGACGCGGGTTTGATCCCCAGGATCTGCGAAGGCTTGTTCAGCCGCATTGCAGTTTCCACACGATGGGACGAAGCTTCTTTTCGCACTGAAGTCAG CTACTTGGAGATCTACAACGAGCGCGTGAGGGACCTGCTGAGAAGGAAGTCCACTCAGACGTACAACCTGAGGGTGAGGGAGCACCCAAAGGACGGACCCTACGTAGAAG ATCTGTCCAAACACCTGGTCCAGAACTACAGCGACGTGGAGGAGCTGATGGAGGCGGGAAATATCAAGCGCACCACCGCCAGCACCGGCATGAATGACGTCAGCAGCCGCTCGCACGCCATCTTCACCATCAACTTCACGCAG GCCAAGTTTGATGCTGAGATGCCCAGTGAGACGCTCAGCAAGATCCACCTGGTTGACCTGGCTGGGAGCGAGCGGGCGGACTCCACCGGGGCAACAGGGGTCCGGCTGACAGAAGGCGGCAACATCAACAAGTCTCTGGTCAGCCTGGGCAACGTCATCTCAGCTCTgg CTGATTTGCCGCAGGACGGCGTCTACAGCAACCAGAAGAGGAAGTGTGTCTTCGTGCCGTACAGAGACTCTGTGCTCACGTGGCTGCTGAAGGACAGCCTGGGCGGCAACTCCAAGACCATCATGATCGCCA CCGTCTCCCCTGCCGACGTCAACTACGGTGAGACGCTCAGCACGCTGCGCTACGCCAACCGCGCCAAGAACATCATCAACAAGCCCACCATCAACGAGGACGCCAACGTCAGGCTGATTAGGGAACTGCGGGCGGAAATCGCCCGACTGAGGGCGCTGCTGGTGGAGGGCAACCAG ATTGCCCTGCTGGACTCTCCCACTGCGCTCAGCATGGAGGAGAAGCTGCACCAGAACGAAGCCAGA gtgctgGAGTTGACTAAAGAGTGGACCAACAAGTGGAATGAAACCCAGAACATCCTCAAG GAGGAGACGTTGGCGCTGAGGAAGGAGGGCATCGGCGTGGTCCTGGACTCCGAGCTGCCTCACCTCATCGGCATCGACGACGACCTCCTCAGCACCGGCATCATCTTGTACCACCTTAAG GAGGGACGCACGCACGTGGGCAGAGAGGACGCGTCCACAGAGCAGGACATCA TTCTGCACGGTTTAGACCTGGAGAGCGAGCACTGCGTGTTTGAGAACCAGAACGGCAAAGTGACGCTGGTACCGCTCAGCGGGGCTCAGTGTTGTGTCAATGGGGTCCAGGTGACCGCGCCCACTCCGCTCAATCAAG GTGCCGTCATCCTGCTGGGCAGAACCAACATGTTCCGCTTCAACCACCCCAAAGAGGCGGCCAAGCTGCGAGAGAAACGCAAA AGTGGCCTGCTGTCCTCCTTCAGTCTGTCCATGAGCGACCTGTCCCAGTCCTGCGAGAACCTGTCCACCGTCATGCTGTACAACCCAGG GCTGGAGTTTGAGCGTCAGCAACGCGAGGAGCTGGACAAGTTGGAGGTGAAGAG GAGGCTGATCAAGGAGATGGAGGCCAAGCAGCAGAGCGAGAAGGTGGAGCTGCAACGCCTCCAGCAGGAGGTGGAGAGCCAACGCAAAGAGTTTGAGGAGGTGCATCAGAGGATCCTGCGCCAGGAGGAGAGCCTTCGCCGCCGCAATCAGGACATGGAGAGCCTCCTGCGCCACCTCCTGATGGAGAAGCAGCGCTTTGAGGATCGACGCTCCCGGCTCCAGGAGGTGCAGGGAGGTTCGGAGCAAGAGCAAGATGACGAACAGAAGGAGATATACCGAGAGCTGGAGGAGCTGCAGAGGGAGCGTGAGGAGCAGCACGTGCGTCTGGAGACTGAGAGGAGGCGCCTGCAGGAGCAGGAAAAGGAGCAGCTCAGCCTGTTTGGGAGGCTGCAGGAGCAGCTGAGGGAGGAAGAGGAGGTCTTCCTGCAGAGCCAGGAGGAGGCAGGCCGCCTTGAGGAGGAGCATCGATCGCTGGCAGACATCAAGGAGTTACTTCTACGGGCCGAGGAGGCGGGAGATGGCAGTATGGAGGCGGGGAATGCTTGCACCCGCTACACCGACTTTAAAGGAGCTCAGGTGGAGGAGCTGGCACGCCTCGAGGAGACGCTTCAGCGGTGGAAAGAAGGTTTGGAGAAGGAGGTTGCCTCTATGCTCCCTCTGTCCCGCAACCTGAAGGAGGAGCAGGAGCTGCACTCCAAGCAGCGCCAGCTGAGGAGCGTAACTCAGAACTTTCTCCCGGCACTGGCCCTTGAGAAGCAGCGAGCGGAGGAGGTGCTCGACAGTCCTCCCGGCCTACAGGAGCTCCTGTACCAGGTGGAGAAGGAGCTGCAGGAGAAGGAGGACAAGCTGGAGCTGCACCGGGCCAACGCTCGGCACCTCCTGCACCTCCAGGAGAACCTCCGGTTCACGGCCGACGTGGGCCGCCAAGAAGAAAATGTGAGGCGCAAGGAGAAGGAGATCCTGGAGTCCAAAGACAAGCAGCAGCAGGAGGCCATGGAGGAGGCAGTGGGCCGACTGGAGAGGAGGCACTGGGCCCTCAGATGCTGCACCTCCTTGGAGGAGAAAGGAGCACACGG GGAGGAGCAGGACATGCGCACCGAGGGGAACTGCACGACTCACCTGCACACACTTCAGCCGCTCTCAGACCATAG GATCAGCGCCTACATCGAGGAGGAGGTGCAGAGGAGGCTACGCAACATCAACCTCCTGAATGGCCTGTCTCTCCAG GAAGACAAACTGCCAAATAAGAATAATCCTCCAAAGTCCAAATATGAG CAGCCGGCGTGCGCTCCGGTCAGCGGCGGTTCTGACCAGCGGATCTGTGTTTACATCCCTCGCTACGTCCTTCGGGGTCAAGGCAAGGACGAGCACTTTGAGTTTGAGGTCAAG ATGAGCGTGCAAGACGACACGTGGACCGTGTTCCGCCGCTACAGCCGCTTCCGAGAGATGCACCACAGCCTCAGGGGTAAATATCCTCAG ctggACCcaagcctttgggctccttga
- the kif16ba gene encoding kinesin-like protein KIF16B isoform X5, with product MASVRVAVRVRPMDRREKELMAKCIIQMDGAKTTITNLKFPEGVSGDSTRVRTKTFTYDFSYDSADCKSSTFVSQDKVFRDLGSDVLKAAFEGYNACVFAYGQTGSGKSYTMMGNPGDAGLIPRICEGLFSRIAVSTRWDEASFRTEVSYLEIYNERVRDLLRRKSTQTYNLRVREHPKDGPYVEDLSKHLVQNYSDVEELMEAGNIKRTTASTGMNDVSSRSHAIFTINFTQAKFDAEMPSETLSKIHLVDLAGSERADSTGATGVRLTEGGNINKSLVSLGNVISALADLPQDGVYSNQKRKCVFVPYRDSVLTWLLKDSLGGNSKTIMIATVSPADVNYGETLSTLRYANRAKNIINKPTINEDANVRLIRELRAEIARLRALLVEGNQIALLDSPTALSMEEKLHQNEARVLELTKEWTNKWNETQNILKEETLALRKEGIGVVLDSELPHLIGIDDDLLSTGIILYHLKEGRTHVGREDASTEQDIILHGLDLESEHCVFENQNGKVTLVPLSGAQCCVNGVQVTAPTPLNQGAVILLGRTNMFRFNHPKEAAKLREKRKSGLLSSFSLSMSDLSQSCENLSTVMLYNPGLEFERQQREELDKLEVKRRLIKEMEAKQQSEKVELQRLQQEVESQRKEFEEVHQRILRQEESLRRRNQDMESLLRHLLMEKQRFEDRRSRLQEVQGGSEQEQDDEQKEIYRELEELQREREEQHVRLETERRRLQEQEKEQLSLFGRLQEQLREEEEVFLQSQEEAGRLEEEHRSLADIKELLLRAEEAGDGSMEAGNACTRYTDFKGAQVEELARLEETLQRWKEGLEKEVASMLPLSRNLKEEQELHSKQRQLRSVTQNFLPALALEKQRAEEVLDSPPGLQELLYQVEKELQEKEDKLELHRANARHLLHLQENLRFTADVGRQEENVRRKEKEILESKDKQQQEAMEEAVGRLERRHWALRCCTSLEEKGAHGEEQDMRTEGNCTTHLHTLQPLSDHRISAYIEEEVQRRLRNINLLNGLSLQEDKLPNKNNPPKSKYEQPACAPVSGGSDQRICVYIPRYVLRGQGKDEHFEFEVKMSVQDDTWTVFRRYSRFREMHHSLRAGSAGISSQETIWEQR from the exons ATGGCGTCGGTCCGGGTGGCTGTCCGGGTCAGACCCATGGACAGACG GGAGAAAGAGCTGATGGCCAAATGCATCATCCAGATGGACGGCGCCAAAACCACCATCACCAACCTGAAG TTCCCTGAAGGCGTCTCAGGGGACTCCACGAGGGTTCGGACAAAGACCTTCACGTATGACTTTTCCTACGACTCTGCCGATTGTAAGAGCTCCACCTTCGTCTCTCAGGACAAA GTCTTCAGAGATTTAGGCTCTGATGTGCTGAAGGCGGCGTTTGAGGGCTACAACGCCTGCGTCTTCGCTTACGGTCAGACGGGATCTGGGAAGTCCTACACCATGATGGGAAACCCA GGAGACGCGGGTTTGATCCCCAGGATCTGCGAAGGCTTGTTCAGCCGCATTGCAGTTTCCACACGATGGGACGAAGCTTCTTTTCGCACTGAAGTCAG CTACTTGGAGATCTACAACGAGCGCGTGAGGGACCTGCTGAGAAGGAAGTCCACTCAGACGTACAACCTGAGGGTGAGGGAGCACCCAAAGGACGGACCCTACGTAGAAG ATCTGTCCAAACACCTGGTCCAGAACTACAGCGACGTGGAGGAGCTGATGGAGGCGGGAAATATCAAGCGCACCACCGCCAGCACCGGCATGAATGACGTCAGCAGCCGCTCGCACGCCATCTTCACCATCAACTTCACGCAG GCCAAGTTTGATGCTGAGATGCCCAGTGAGACGCTCAGCAAGATCCACCTGGTTGACCTGGCTGGGAGCGAGCGGGCGGACTCCACCGGGGCAACAGGGGTCCGGCTGACAGAAGGCGGCAACATCAACAAGTCTCTGGTCAGCCTGGGCAACGTCATCTCAGCTCTgg CTGATTTGCCGCAGGACGGCGTCTACAGCAACCAGAAGAGGAAGTGTGTCTTCGTGCCGTACAGAGACTCTGTGCTCACGTGGCTGCTGAAGGACAGCCTGGGCGGCAACTCCAAGACCATCATGATCGCCA CCGTCTCCCCTGCCGACGTCAACTACGGTGAGACGCTCAGCACGCTGCGCTACGCCAACCGCGCCAAGAACATCATCAACAAGCCCACCATCAACGAGGACGCCAACGTCAGGCTGATTAGGGAACTGCGGGCGGAAATCGCCCGACTGAGGGCGCTGCTGGTGGAGGGCAACCAG ATTGCCCTGCTGGACTCTCCCACTGCGCTCAGCATGGAGGAGAAGCTGCACCAGAACGAAGCCAGA gtgctgGAGTTGACTAAAGAGTGGACCAACAAGTGGAATGAAACCCAGAACATCCTCAAG GAGGAGACGTTGGCGCTGAGGAAGGAGGGCATCGGCGTGGTCCTGGACTCCGAGCTGCCTCACCTCATCGGCATCGACGACGACCTCCTCAGCACCGGCATCATCTTGTACCACCTTAAG GAGGGACGCACGCACGTGGGCAGAGAGGACGCGTCCACAGAGCAGGACATCA TTCTGCACGGTTTAGACCTGGAGAGCGAGCACTGCGTGTTTGAGAACCAGAACGGCAAAGTGACGCTGGTACCGCTCAGCGGGGCTCAGTGTTGTGTCAATGGGGTCCAGGTGACCGCGCCCACTCCGCTCAATCAAG GTGCCGTCATCCTGCTGGGCAGAACCAACATGTTCCGCTTCAACCACCCCAAAGAGGCGGCCAAGCTGCGAGAGAAACGCAAA AGTGGCCTGCTGTCCTCCTTCAGTCTGTCCATGAGCGACCTGTCCCAGTCCTGCGAGAACCTGTCCACCGTCATGCTGTACAACCCAGG GCTGGAGTTTGAGCGTCAGCAACGCGAGGAGCTGGACAAGTTGGAGGTGAAGAG GAGGCTGATCAAGGAGATGGAGGCCAAGCAGCAGAGCGAGAAGGTGGAGCTGCAACGCCTCCAGCAGGAGGTGGAGAGCCAACGCAAAGAGTTTGAGGAGGTGCATCAGAGGATCCTGCGCCAGGAGGAGAGCCTTCGCCGCCGCAATCAGGACATGGAGAGCCTCCTGCGCCACCTCCTGATGGAGAAGCAGCGCTTTGAGGATCGACGCTCCCGGCTCCAGGAGGTGCAGGGAGGTTCGGAGCAAGAGCAAGATGACGAACAGAAGGAGATATACCGAGAGCTGGAGGAGCTGCAGAGGGAGCGTGAGGAGCAGCACGTGCGTCTGGAGACTGAGAGGAGGCGCCTGCAGGAGCAGGAAAAGGAGCAGCTCAGCCTGTTTGGGAGGCTGCAGGAGCAGCTGAGGGAGGAAGAGGAGGTCTTCCTGCAGAGCCAGGAGGAGGCAGGCCGCCTTGAGGAGGAGCATCGATCGCTGGCAGACATCAAGGAGTTACTTCTACGGGCCGAGGAGGCGGGAGATGGCAGTATGGAGGCGGGGAATGCTTGCACCCGCTACACCGACTTTAAAGGAGCTCAGGTGGAGGAGCTGGCACGCCTCGAGGAGACGCTTCAGCGGTGGAAAGAAGGTTTGGAGAAGGAGGTTGCCTCTATGCTCCCTCTGTCCCGCAACCTGAAGGAGGAGCAGGAGCTGCACTCCAAGCAGCGCCAGCTGAGGAGCGTAACTCAGAACTTTCTCCCGGCACTGGCCCTTGAGAAGCAGCGAGCGGAGGAGGTGCTCGACAGTCCTCCCGGCCTACAGGAGCTCCTGTACCAGGTGGAGAAGGAGCTGCAGGAGAAGGAGGACAAGCTGGAGCTGCACCGGGCCAACGCTCGGCACCTCCTGCACCTCCAGGAGAACCTCCGGTTCACGGCCGACGTGGGCCGCCAAGAAGAAAATGTGAGGCGCAAGGAGAAGGAGATCCTGGAGTCCAAAGACAAGCAGCAGCAGGAGGCCATGGAGGAGGCAGTGGGCCGACTGGAGAGGAGGCACTGGGCCCTCAGATGCTGCACCTCCTTGGAGGAGAAAGGAGCACACGG GGAGGAGCAGGACATGCGCACCGAGGGGAACTGCACGACTCACCTGCACACACTTCAGCCGCTCTCAGACCATAG GATCAGCGCCTACATCGAGGAGGAGGTGCAGAGGAGGCTACGCAACATCAACCTCCTGAATGGCCTGTCTCTCCAG GAAGACAAACTGCCAAATAAGAATAATCCTCCAAAGTCCAAATATGAG CAGCCGGCGTGCGCTCCGGTCAGCGGCGGTTCTGACCAGCGGATCTGTGTTTACATCCCTCGCTACGTCCTTCGGGGTCAAGGCAAGGACGAGCACTTTGAGTTTGAGGTCAAG ATGAGCGTGCAAGACGACACGTGGACCGTGTTCCGCCGCTACAGCCGCTTCCGAGAGATGCACCACAGCCTCAGGG CTGGCAGCGCTGGAATTTCCTCCCAAGAAACTATTTGGGAACAAAGATGA